In Pseudemcibacter aquimaris, the sequence CGCTATGCTTGACCGTTTGCTACTGGATGAAGAACGCGTAGAGGCCATCGCATCAAGTATCGAAGATATCATTAAACTGAATGATCCGATTGGTGATGTACTGGAAACAAAAGAACGTCCAAATGGTCTAAAAATTTCTCGCGTGCGTGTGCCGCTTGGTGTCATTGGTGTTATTTTTGAATCGCGTCCAAATGTAACAGCAGACGCAGGCATTCTGTGCTTAAAATCAGGAAACGCGTCGATCCTCAGATGCGGCAGTGAAAGCGCCCATTCAAGCCGCGCTATTCACGCGTGCCTTGTAAAAGGACTTGAAGAAGCAGGCCTTCCTGTTAATGCAATTCAACTTATCCCGACACAAGACCGTTCGGCGGTTGGTGAACTTCTGCGTCTATCTGATTATGTGGATATTATCGTGCCACGTGGTGGTAAAGGACTGATTGAACGCGTTCAAAACGATAGCCGCGTGCCGGTGATGGCGCACTTGGACGGTATTTGCCATGTTTATATTGATGGTAAAGCCGACCTTGAAAAAGCGGTCAATGTGACGCTGAACGCGAAAATGCGCCGTACTGGCATTTGTGGTTCCGCGGAAACACTTCTTATTGATGAAGCGATTATGGATAGTCACATGTCCCCAATTCTTGATGCATTAAAAGACAAGGGTTGCGAAATTCGCGGCGATAAAACCGTCTGTGAAAATTATGCTGATGCCATTGAAGCCACAGAAGAAGACTGGGCCACAGAATATCTGGACGCAATTATTTCAGTGAAGGTCGTAAATGGCGTTGAAGGAGCCATTGCCCATATTGATCAATACGGGTCACATCATACTGATTCTATCATCACCGAAGACGATAATGCGGCCGTAAAGTTTTTAAATGAAATCGATAGCGCCATTGTTATTCACAATGCTTCAACACAATATGCCGATGGCGGTGAATTTGGCATGGGTGCGGAAATTGGCATTTCGACCGGAAAAATGCATGCGCGTGGACCTGTTGGGCTTGAACAGCTTACCAGCTATAAATATCAGGTAAGGGGTAATGGACAAACCAGACCATAAAAAAATCGGATTATTAGGCGGATCTTTTAATCCCGCCCATGAAGGTCATCTGGAAATCAGCCTTAAAGCGCTTGAAATTCTCGGCCTTGATGAAATCTGGTGGCTGGTATCACCGGGCAACCCGCTAAAATCTGATGATGATATGGCTGAATATAATGAGCGCTTCTTATCTGCTGAAAGAATTGCTGGTGATCATCCAATTATCATCAGTGATATTGAGAAGAAATTTAAGACGCGCTATACGGTCGACACGCTCACTAAATTAACAGATGAATTTGATCATGATTTCATCTGGTTAATGGGTGCAGATAATCTGGCCCAGTTTGACAAATGGAAGGACTGGAAAGATATAGCAAATACAGTTCCATTTGCGATTTTCAACAGACCAAGTTATTCTGTTGATGCATTAAATAGTATTGCTGCAAAGACGCTATCGGAATATAAAATTCCAACAAGCAATGCAGCAGAACTATATATGAAAACACCACCGGCATGGGTTTATTATGAAATGACAGAGAATCCCATGTCATCGACGGAAATCCGTCGAAATAACAAGAGGTTACAGACTTAAAAGTGCAAGACACATCCGAGTTAAAGGACGCAGACAGTCCGAAGAAGCTACTCTCAAAAGCTGAACTCCAGGACCTGGTAATCGGTTCGCTGGAAGACGATAAAGCAGAAGACATCATCCAAATTGATCTGACAGGAAAAACAAGCATCGCTGATTCGATGGTGATTGCGTCCGGTCGTTCCAATCGTCAGGTCTCTGCGATTGCGGATCATTTATACCGCAAATTAAAGCATGCAACCGGACATGGCTGTAAGCTAGAGGGCATGGAAAAAGCGGATTGGGTTCTGCTTGATGCCGGTGATATTGTTGTTCATGTGTTTAGACCGGAAGTACGCAGCTTTTATAATCTTGAAAAGATGTGGGCTGCTGATTTTACCCCGGGTAAAATGAATGAACACGAAGCTGACGACGAAAACGTGTAAGTCATCAAATGAATATTGAAATCATTGCCGTTGGCCGAATGAAAAAAAGCCCGGAACATGATATTCTACAAAATTATCTGAAACGCTGCCCATGGAAAGTGAAAATCACCGAAGTGGAAGAACGTCGCCCCATTACGGGCTCGGAACGCATGTCCCGCGAAGGTGATTTGATCTTAAACGCAATCCCAAAAGGAGCGACAATAATCGCTCTTGATGAACGGGGTAAAGAAATGCGTAGTACAGCATTCGCCGAAAAAATAAGAAATTATCAAGATATGGGTATTTCTCATCTTGTGTTTCTGATTGGCGGGGCGGATGGGTATGACCCAAAGGTAAAAGCTAAGGCTG encodes:
- a CDS encoding glutamate-5-semialdehyde dehydrogenase, coding for MNSENDIIKLMQQIGKQAKAAASELALCSTDQKNNALAAAAKSVRDAKDDIIAANHKDMEIAKGRGLTGAMLDRLLLDEERVEAIASSIEDIIKLNDPIGDVLETKERPNGLKISRVRVPLGVIGVIFESRPNVTADAGILCLKSGNASILRCGSESAHSSRAIHACLVKGLEEAGLPVNAIQLIPTQDRSAVGELLRLSDYVDIIVPRGGKGLIERVQNDSRVPVMAHLDGICHVYIDGKADLEKAVNVTLNAKMRRTGICGSAETLLIDEAIMDSHMSPILDALKDKGCEIRGDKTVCENYADAIEATEEDWATEYLDAIISVKVVNGVEGAIAHIDQYGSHHTDSIITEDDNAAVKFLNEIDSAIVIHNASTQYADGGEFGMGAEIGISTGKMHARGPVGLEQLTSYKYQVRGNGQTRP
- a CDS encoding nicotinate-nucleotide adenylyltransferase; this translates as MDKPDHKKIGLLGGSFNPAHEGHLEISLKALEILGLDEIWWLVSPGNPLKSDDDMAEYNERFLSAERIAGDHPIIISDIEKKFKTRYTVDTLTKLTDEFDHDFIWLMGADNLAQFDKWKDWKDIANTVPFAIFNRPSYSVDALNSIAAKTLSEYKIPTSNAAELYMKTPPAWVYYEMTENPMSSTEIRRNNKRLQT
- the rsfS gene encoding ribosome silencing factor gives rise to the protein MQDTSELKDADSPKKLLSKAELQDLVIGSLEDDKAEDIIQIDLTGKTSIADSMVIASGRSNRQVSAIADHLYRKLKHATGHGCKLEGMEKADWVLLDAGDIVVHVFRPEVRSFYNLEKMWAADFTPGKMNEHEADDENV
- the rlmH gene encoding 23S rRNA (pseudouridine(1915)-N(3))-methyltransferase RlmH, which encodes MNIEIIAVGRMKKSPEHDILQNYLKRCPWKVKITEVEERRPITGSERMSREGDLILNAIPKGATIIALDERGKEMRSTAFAEKIRNYQDMGISHLVFLIGGADGYDPKVKAKADLKISFGQMTWPHMMVRAMLGEQLYRASTILQGHPYHKD